Part of the Quercus robur chromosome 5, dhQueRobu3.1, whole genome shotgun sequence genome, TTCTTAATGAGATTGGTAAAAAAGTTTTGATGATCGAGAAAGGCATATTGGCAGCAATGAATAGAGACGATCTAGAGGAGAGAGTATCCAGAGTGTTGAGCAAGAAGAGGTACTTGATTGTCATGGATGATATATGGAATATTGAGGCCTGGGATGACTTAAAAGCCATCTTTCCAGATGTAATGAATGGCAGCAGAGTTCTATTTACAACTCGCAATAGGGATGTAGCTATTCACGGCGATCCAAGGAGCCCTATCCATGAATTACGTTTTCTAAACGATGCTGAGAGTTGGAAACTATTCACAAAGAAGGCCTTTTTAGAAGAAGGTGATTCTATTGCTTGTCCCCCCGAGTTGGAGGGATTGGGAAAACAGATTGTTGCCAAATGCGGAGGCTTGCCTTTGGCAGTTGTTATTCTTGGAGGGCTTCTCTCTAGAAAAGAGAAGGCCCCTGGTGTTTGGTTGAGGGTGTTGCAAAGTGTAGACTGGCAGCTGACTCATGATCCAAAGCAACTGATGGAAATATTGGCTCTCAGTTATAATGATTTGCCATATTATTTGAAGCCATGCTTCCTTTATTTTGGACTTTTCCCTGAAGATTCTGAAATCCGAGTGGGAAAACTAATCCTGTTGTGGATAGCTGAAGGATTTGTTCGACAAAGGGGTCAAGAATCTATGGAAGATGTTGCTCAAGATTTTTTGGAGGAGTTGGTTGATAGAAGCATGATTCAAGTGGCTGAAAAGAGGCACAATGGGAAAATCAAGACTTGCCGCATCCATGATCTTTTACGAGATCTTGCATTGTCTGAGGCAAAAGAATGTAAGTTTCTTCAAATCCTTGAGAACGTTAATTTTTGCCCCTCTATGACTTCAACACGTCGAATTGCAGTCCATACAACTCTTGAGACGTACATGTATTTTAGGCAGTCCAATTCTCACCTTCGTTCAATGTTGTGCTTCTCAAGATATGAAGAATTTCATAGGAGAGACCAATGGACATCCCTACTTCGAAGCCACAAGTTGCTTAGGGTGGTAGATCTAGAGGGTGTGACTGCCCATGTATTACCGAAAGAGATGAGAGAACTCATTCATTTGCGATACTTGGGATTGAAGAATACTAAATTGCAAAGAATACCATTCTCCATTGATAACTTAAGGAACCTGCAAACACTAGATATAAGGGGCACAAAGATCAGCAGAGTTCCAAATGAAATTTGGAAGATGCAAAGTATAAGGCACTTGTATTTTCATAAGACTGCTATAACAGGTAATCCACCATCTTATGTCTCTTCAATGAACCTTGCAACCTTATCAACTGTATCTATTTATGGTAATATATGGATTCCTAATTTCTTGGGGAAGTTGACAAGTCTTAGAAAACTTGGAATCCATGGATGTTTTGGTTCACAAGCTGAGGCATTGTCCAAGTCTCTTCTCAAATTAatcaatcttgaaaattttagtttaattggcACTGATCCAATTTTGGAGCCCACTTTGAGGTTGATTTTGAGTCAAAATATTCATAAGCTGTATCTTTCTGGACCTATAGAGAAGCTTCCTGAACCACAACATATTCAGCCAAATCTAAGCAAACTGTCACTGAAAATGTCACAACTTGTGCATGACCCATTCACGACATTGGAGAGACTACCTAATCTTAGGATGCTCAAATTGTTATCCAATTCCTTTTCTGGAAGGAAAATGATTTGCTCTTCTGATGGGTTTCCTAGGCTCCATATCTTGGAACTCCAGGACTTGGATAATTTAGAGGAATGGCGAGTGGAGGAAGGAGCACTACCAAGCCTTAGACGCTTATTTATCAGTGGTTGCGGAGAACTGAAGATGCTTCCTGAAGGATTACAGTATGTGACTAGTCTAAAAGAATTGGTCGTGGAGGATATGCCTGAAACATTTGAAGATAGGATTGAACAAGACAATGGAGATGATTGGTATAAAATCCAACACATCCCATCTATTGTTAGAATGTAGGATCAGCGTTCTCATATGGGGTGGATTCTCCTG contains:
- the LOC126726833 gene encoding putative disease resistance protein At1g50180 isoform X1 → MAEAIVSFVTGKLSDLLIEEVVSLYEVHGQVDLIDRELTRIQCFLKDADVKQKGDERVKNWVRDIRDVAYDVEDVIDIFILKLRSRPKKPGFIGFIKRSRFFFSDLEARRELAKEIHSIKIRIQEISTSRVRYGIENIGGERGSYACDRLIERRRSSPRIDDHDIIGFDEDIKMLVTRLLDQKTPRRSVISIVGMGGLGKTTLAKKVYNCNDVKRHFDVCAWVYVSQEYSGRELLNEIGKKVLMIEKGILAAMNRDDLEERVSRVLSKKRYLIVMDDIWNIEAWDDLKAIFPDVMNGSRVLFTTRNRDVAIHGDPRSPIHELRFLNDAESWKLFTKKAFLEEGDSIACPPELEGLGKQIVAKCGGLPLAVVILGGLLSRKEKAPGVWLRVLQSVDWQLTHDPKQLMEILALSYNDLPYYLKPCFLYFGLFPEDSEIRVGKLILLWIAEGFVRQRGQESMEDVAQDFLEELVDRSMIQVAEKRHNGKIKTCRIHDLLRDLALSEAKECKFLQILENVNFCPSMTSTRRIAVHTTLETYMYFRQSNSHLRSMLCFSRYEEFHRRDQWTSLLRSHKLLRVVDLEGVTAHVLPKEMRELIHLRYLGLKNTKLQRIPFSIDNLRNLQTLDIRGTKISRVPNEIWKMQSIRHLYFHKTAITGNPPSYVSSMNLATLSTVSIYGNIWIPNFLGKLTSLRKLGIHGCFGSQAEALSKSLLKLINLENFSLIGTDPILEPTLRLILSQNIHKLYLSGPIEKLPEPQHIQPNLSKLSLKMSQLVHDPFTTLERLPNLRMLKLLSNSFSGRKMICSSDGFPRLHILELQDLDNLEEWRVEEGALPSLRRLFISGCGELKMLPEGLQYVTSLKELVVEDMPETFEDRIEQDNGDDWYKIQHIPSIVRM
- the LOC126726833 gene encoding putative disease resistance RPP13-like protein 3 isoform X3, whose amino-acid sequence is MAEAIVSFVTGKLSDLLIEEVVSLYEVHGQVDLIDRELTRIQCFLKDADVKQKGDERVKNWVRDIRDVAYDVEDVIDIFILKLRSRPKKPGFIGFIKRSRFFFSDLEARRELAKEIHSIKIRIQEISTSRVRYGIENIGGERGSYACDRLIERRRSSPRIDDHDIIGFDEDIKMLVTRLLDQKTPRRSVISIVGMGGLGKTTLAKKVYNCNDVKRHFDVCAWVYVSQEYSGRELLNEIGKKVLMIEKGILAAMNRDDLEERVSRVLSKKRYLIVMDDIWNIEAWDDLKAIFPDVMNGSRVLFTTRNRDVAIHGDPRSPIHELRFLNDAESWKLFTKKAFLEEGDSIACPPELEGLGKQIVAKCGGLPLAVVILGGLLSRKEKAPGVWLRVLQSVDWQLTHDPKQLMEILALSYNDLPYYLKPCFLYFGLFPEDSEIRVGKLILLWIAEGFVRQRGQESMEDVAQDFLEELVDRSMIQVAEKRHNGKIKTCRIHDLLRDLALSEAKEYMKNFIGETNGHPYFEATSCLGW
- the LOC126726833 gene encoding putative disease resistance RPP13-like protein 3 isoform X2, coding for MAEAIVSFVTGKLSDLLIEEVVSLYEVHGQVDLIDRELTRIQCFLKDADVKQKGDERVKNWVRDIRDVAYDVEDVIDIFILKLRSRPKKPGFIGFIKRSRFFFSDLEARRELAKEIHSIKIRIQEISTSRVRYGIENIGGERGSYACDRLIERRRSSPRIDDHDIIGFDEDIKMLVTRLLDQKTPRRSVISIVGMGGLGKTTLAKKVYNCNDVKRHFDVCAWVYVSQEYSGRELLNEIGKKVLMIEKGILAAMNRDDLEERVSRVLSKKRYLIVMDDIWNIEAWDDLKAIFPDVMNGSRVLFTTRNRDVAIHGDPRSPIHELRFLNDAESWKLFTKKAFLEEGDSIACPPELEGLGKQIVAKCGGLPLAVVILGGLLSRKEKAPGVWLRVLQSVDWQLTHDPKQLMEILALSYNDLPYYLKPCFLYFGLFPEDSEIRVGKLILLWIAEGFVRQRGQESMEDVAQDFLEELVDRSMIQVAEKRHNGKIKTCRIHDLLRDLALSEAKECKFLQILENVNFCPSMTSTRRIAVHTTLETYMYFRQSNSHLRSMLCFSRYEEFHRRDQWTSLLRSHKLLRVVDLEGVTAHVLPKEMRELIHLRYLGLKNTKLQRIPFSIDNLRNLQTLDIRGTKISRVPNEIWKMQSIRHLYFHKTAITGSISWNSRTWII